From one Branchiostoma floridae strain S238N-H82 chromosome 3, Bfl_VNyyK, whole genome shotgun sequence genomic stretch:
- the LOC118412033 gene encoding phenylalanine--tRNA ligase alpha subunit-like, whose translation MAAEGVDATILQLLQDNDGLDTKDIARQLGKDHQLIVGAVKSLQSLGDVITAEQRVSKWWELTGEGRQVAENGSHEAVLYRAIPPEGVLQKQLMESIPNAKVGFSNAMKKKWIQMDKTGANGPVLKQAVSAIEDDVQKTVQDIAANQGEGVDNKVKQEMKKRKLIQEVTMNSFVLKKGSGFSTSVTKLDTDLTPEMINSGLWKEKKFKPYNFDALGVPPTSGHLHPLLKVRAQFRQIFLEMGFTEMKTNNYIESSFWNFDTLFVPQQHPARDEHDTFFIKDPMYAQGFPEEYMEKVKTVHSKGGFGSQGYQYEWKREEAQKNVLRTHTTAVSARMLYQLAQQQKDGFKPVKLFSIDRVFRNETLDATHLAEFNQIEGVVADYNLTLGDLMGVLHAFFKKLGIEKLRFKPAYNPYTEPSMEVFSYHEGLQKWVEIGNSGVFRPEMLLPMGLPEDISVIAWGLSLERPTMIKYGIDNIRELVGHKINLQMVYDNPICQLTS comes from the exons ATGGCAGCAGAAGGCGTGGATGCGACCATTCTCCAGCTACTACAGGACAATGATGGGCTGGATACCAAGGATATCGCCCGGCAACTGGGCAAAGACCACCAGCTGATCGTTGGCGCTGTCAAGAGTCTCCAGTCTCTGGGTGAT GTCATCACGGCGGAACAGCGCGTGTCGAAGTGGTGGGAGCTGACAGGAGAGGGACGGCAGGTGGCAGAAAATGGGAGCCACGAGGCAGTGCTGTACCGGGCCATTCCACCAGAGGGCGTCCTTCAAAAACAGCTGATG GAGAGCATTCCCAACGCCAAGGTCGGCTTCAGTAATGCCATGAAGAAGAAATGGATCCAGATGGACAAGACAGGAGCAAACGGACCTGTGCTTAAACAAGCG GTTAGTGCTATTGAAGACGATGTGCAGAAAACTGTTCAAGACATAGCAGCCAACCAAGGGGAAGGTGTCGACAACAAGGTCAAGCAAGAGATGAAGAAACGCAAACTCATCCAAGAAGT AACCATGAACAGTTTTGTTCTGAAGAAGGGCAGTGGTTTCAGCACATCAGTTACCAAGTTGGACACCGACCTTACACCAGAGATGATTAATAG TGGTCTGTGGAAGGAGAAGAAGTTCAAGCCGTACAACTTTGACGCGCTGGGCGTGCCTCCGACCAGCGGCCATCTCCACCCCCTGCTGAAAGTCCGGGCACAGTTCCGACAGATCTTCCTAGAAATGGG ATTTACAGAAATGAAGACCAATAACTACATCGAGAGTTCATTCTGGAACTTTGATACTCTATTTGTACCACAGCAACATCCAGCTAGAGATGAACATGATACCTTCTTCATCAAAG ACCCCATGTATGCTCAGGGATTCCCAGAAGAGTACATGGAAAAGGTGAAGACAGTTCACTCAAAAGGAGGATTTGGATCTCAAGG GTACCAATACGAGTGGAAACGTGAGGAGGCACAGAAAAATGTCCTGCGGACGCACACGACGGCCGTCAGCGCTCGTATGCTCTACCAGCTCGCCCAGCAACAGAAG GACGGGTTCAAACCTGTGAAACTGTTCTCCATCGATCGCGTGTTCCGTAACGAGACCCTGGACGCCACCCACCTGGCAGAGTTTAACCAGATCGAGGGGGTCGTGGCAGATTACAACCTCACCTTGGGCGACCTGATGGGAGTGCTACATGCCTTCTTTAAGAAATTAG GAATTGAGAAGCTGCGTTTCAAGCCTGCCTACAATCCCTACACAGAACCCAGCATGGAGGTGTTCAGCTATCATGAAG GTCTGCAGAAGTGGGTGGAGATCGGCAACTCCGGAGTGTTCCGACCTGAGATGCTGCTGCCCATGGGGTTACCTGAGGACATCTCTGTTATCGCCTGGGGGTTGTCTCTGGAGAG ACCCACTATGATCAAGTACGGCATTGATAACATCCGGGAGTTAGTTGGGCACAAGATCAACCTACAAATGGTTTATGACAACCCCATTTGCCAGTTGACCTCCTGA